One window of the Fusobacteriaceae bacterium genome contains the following:
- a CDS encoding TIGR03905 family TSCPD domain-containing protein — protein sequence MKKFYKTEGTCCKEIGVDLDAQGRVAEVEFVGGCDGNTHGIENLVKGMSAEEIISRLRGIECGKKGTSCPDQLSKILELAEKEI from the coding sequence ATGAAAAAATTTTACAAGACGGAAGGCACCTGTTGCAAGGAAATCGGCGTTGATCTGGACGCCCAGGGACGCGTGGCTGAGGTGGAATTTGTCGGAGGTTGCGACGGCAATACTCACGGGATTGAAAATCTCGTCAAGGGCATGAGCGCCGAGGAGATCATCTCCCGCTTGCGCGGCATTGAATGTGGAAAGAAGGGCACATCCTGCCCAGATCAGCTTTCGAAAATATTGGAACTGGCTGAAAAAGAAATTTAG
- a CDS encoding toxin-antitoxin system YwqK family antitoxin has product MSVFLITRKKVMISVMALVILFVALLSRYANNGHKIVKYPDGAIQRDYTLKNGRLNGPATWYYENGTLRTEGEFKNGLKHGGRKEYYENGRIKEISEWRDNKLEGLYLEYYENGCLKTKSRFENGMQNGLRQEYDEEGKLMSEAFWKDNRQHGLLRVYYPGGTVKVESNFFMGMQHGNRKEYYPTGELRAEGNWIGDALEGVLKEYAEDGRILAESHFVKGLQDGIRREYYDTGKLRSEGNWRGGRKDGPVTWFYLNGNKEVESNFVLDNQEGLRYDYYDDGSLKAESLWRDNKQNGETRWYYQNGQLASVSHWKDGMQDGARLEYDEQGAFRAESYWIADRQNGPMKVYDEEGVLESESWWADNVPDGLTRVYFPDGKLYLEENYIKGQLHGVRKEYYENGNLKSEGQYKEGLPDGLTREYYKNGKLGGELNYRSGKGDGRITYYDEAGQRILEELYEDGVLIQKIK; this is encoded by the coding sequence ATGAGCGTATTTCTCATTACCCGAAAAAAGGTCATGATCTCCGTAATGGCGCTTGTCATTCTTTTTGTTGCGCTCCTGAGCCGGTACGCGAACAACGGACATAAGATTGTTAAATACCCCGACGGCGCCATACAGCGGGATTACACCCTGAAAAACGGCAGACTGAACGGACCCGCCACTTGGTATTATGAAAACGGGACGCTCCGTACGGAGGGGGAATTCAAGAACGGCTTGAAACACGGCGGACGCAAGGAATATTATGAAAACGGGCGAATCAAGGAAATATCCGAATGGCGTGACAACAAACTCGAAGGTCTTTATCTCGAATACTATGAAAACGGCTGCCTCAAGACAAAAAGCAGATTTGAAAACGGGATGCAAAACGGTCTCCGGCAGGAATACGACGAAGAAGGAAAGCTCATGTCGGAAGCTTTCTGGAAAGACAATCGACAACACGGCCTTCTGCGGGTCTATTATCCCGGGGGGACAGTCAAGGTCGAAAGCAATTTCTTTATGGGAATGCAGCACGGCAATCGGAAGGAATATTATCCGACCGGAGAATTACGTGCGGAGGGAAACTGGATCGGCGACGCCCTTGAAGGCGTGCTCAAAGAATATGCCGAAGACGGGCGCATCCTGGCCGAAAGTCACTTTGTGAAAGGATTGCAGGACGGCATCCGTCGCGAATACTATGATACCGGCAAATTACGCTCGGAAGGGAACTGGCGCGGCGGCAGGAAAGACGGCCCCGTGACTTGGTTTTATCTGAACGGCAACAAGGAAGTTGAAAGCAATTTCGTCCTCGACAATCAGGAAGGTCTCCGTTACGACTACTATGACGACGGTTCTCTCAAGGCCGAAAGTCTGTGGCGGGACAACAAGCAAAACGGCGAAACCCGCTGGTATTATCAAAACGGACAGCTGGCTTCGGTCAGCCATTGGAAGGACGGCATGCAGGACGGCGCCCGGCTCGAATATGACGAGCAAGGCGCGTTTCGGGCTGAGAGTTACTGGATTGCCGACCGTCAAAACGGACCCATGAAGGTCTACGACGAGGAAGGGGTTCTCGAAAGCGAAAGCTGGTGGGCCGACAACGTTCCCGACGGCCTGACCCGGGTGTATTTTCCCGACGGCAAGCTTTATCTCGAGGAAAACTATATCAAGGGGCAACTTCACGGCGTTCGCAAAGAATATTATGAGAACGGAAACCTGAAAAGCGAGGGCCAATATAAAGAAGGACTGCCCGACGGTCTGACCCGAGAATACTACAAGAACGGAAAATTGGGCGGTGAGCTCAACTACCGCTCAGGCAAAGGCGACGGTCGCATTACCTATTACGACGAGGCCGGTCAACGTATCCTCGAGGAGCTCTATGAGGACGGCGTTTTGATTCAAAAAATCAAATAA
- a CDS encoding amino acid ABC transporter ATP-binding protein, which produces MIKITNLYKDFGELKVLKDISKDVHRGEIIAIIGPSGSGKSTFLRCINKLEEPTSGHVYIDNMDIMDPATDINKLRERVGMVFQLFNLFPHKTVLENLMLAPQRLKNLSEAEAEEIAMGLLKRVGLLDKVHEYPNRLSGGQKQRIAIARALAMDPEVMLFDEPTSALDPEMIKEVLDVMRGLAKDGMTMLIVTHEMGFAKNVATRVFFMDDGRILEDSTPVELFERPRQERTREFLFKVLNK; this is translated from the coding sequence TTGATCAAAATTACGAACCTCTACAAGGATTTCGGCGAGCTCAAAGTCCTGAAGGACATCAGCAAGGACGTGCACCGGGGCGAAATCATCGCCATCATCGGGCCGTCGGGCTCGGGGAAATCTACATTTCTGCGCTGCATCAACAAACTGGAGGAACCGACCTCCGGCCATGTTTATATCGACAATATGGACATCATGGATCCGGCCACGGACATCAACAAGCTCCGGGAGCGGGTCGGCATGGTGTTTCAGCTCTTCAATCTCTTTCCCCACAAGACCGTTCTCGAGAATCTGATGCTGGCGCCCCAGCGCTTGAAAAATCTGAGCGAGGCCGAGGCCGAAGAGATTGCCATGGGGCTTTTGAAGCGGGTCGGGCTCCTCGATAAGGTACACGAATACCCGAACCGGCTCTCGGGCGGCCAGAAACAACGTATTGCCATTGCCCGGGCTCTGGCCATGGATCCGGAAGTCATGCTCTTTGACGAACCGACCTCGGCCCTCGATCCCGAAATGATCAAGGAAGTGCTGGACGTCATGCGGGGACTGGCCAAAGACGGCATGACTATGCTTATCGTAACGCATGAAATGGGCTTTGCGAAAAATGTCGCCACAAGGGTATTCTTTATGGACGACGGCCGCATCCTCGAAGACAGTACGCCAGTCGAGCTTTTCGAGCGGCCCCGGCAGGAAAGAACCCGGGAGTTTCTCTTCAAAGTTTTGAACAAATAG
- a CDS encoding amino acid ABC transporter permease encodes MEYLEVLKGIFIDGQRYLYIIRGLGFSLGCTLMAAFIGLILGVLCALFQLSQFYPLKHVRGWEKFNPLEKIGFFYVDVIRGTPAVVQLMIMANVIFIGSLRDAPIILIASLSFGINSGAYVAEIIRAGIQGLDRGQMEAARALGMPYGLSMREIIIPQAIKKILPALVSEFITLLKETSIVGFIGGVDLLRSANIITSLTYRGVEPLLAIGLIYLIMTAIFTKIMRAVEWRMRESD; translated from the coding sequence ATGGAATACTTGGAAGTATTGAAGGGCATCTTCATTGATGGCCAGCGATACCTGTATATTATACGGGGACTGGGGTTTTCTCTGGGTTGCACGTTGATGGCGGCCTTTATCGGGCTGATTCTGGGCGTTCTTTGCGCGCTCTTTCAATTGTCGCAATTCTATCCGCTGAAGCATGTGCGCGGCTGGGAAAAATTCAATCCTCTTGAAAAAATCGGCTTCTTTTATGTGGACGTGATCCGCGGCACCCCTGCCGTGGTCCAGTTGATGATCATGGCAAACGTCATCTTTATCGGATCTCTGCGGGACGCGCCGATCATCCTGATCGCGAGTCTTTCCTTCGGGATCAATTCCGGCGCCTATGTGGCCGAGATTATCCGAGCCGGGATCCAGGGTCTCGACAGAGGCCAGATGGAAGCCGCACGCGCTCTCGGCATGCCTTACGGGCTTTCCATGCGGGAAATCATTATCCCCCAGGCCATCAAAAAAATTCTGCCGGCTCTCGTCAGCGAATTCATCACGCTCCTCAAAGAGACCTCCATTGTGGGCTTCATCGGCGGCGTGGATCTGCTGCGCTCGGCGAACATCATCACAAGCTTGACTTATCGCGGCGTCGAGCCCTTGCTTGCCATCGGGCTCATTTATCTGATCATGACCGCCATCTTTACGAAAATCATGCGGGCCGTGGAATGGAGGATGAGAGAAAGTGACTGA